A stretch of Castanea sativa cultivar Marrone di Chiusa Pesio chromosome 2, ASM4071231v1 DNA encodes these proteins:
- the LOC142624366 gene encoding uncharacterized protein LOC142624366 — MAVSKNLRLIAYSQEIVDGQPIYVSSNCLPSKALRYEPAGHAFHAAALKLRGYEEEDADVDDKKVVDDKEQMYLPSSDSYSSKGKKKSGDGAKQQDHYALLGLSHVRYLATEDQIKKSYREAALRFHPDKQAALLLAEETEAAKQAKKDEIENHFKSIQEAYEVLIDPVKRRIYDSTDEFDDDIPTDCAPQDFFKVFGPAFLRNGRWSVSQPIPTLGDDNTPLKEVDNFYNFWYTFKSWREFPHADEFDLEQAESRDHKRWMERQNAKLAEKARKEEYVRIRSLVDNAYKRDPRILKRKEVEKAEKQRKKEAKYLAKKLQEEEAARIAEEERRRKEEEEKRAAEAASLQKKAKEKEKKLLRKERTRLRTSSGSVVSQHLLDLSGDDVESLCMSLDIEQLRSLCDRMEHTEGLEQAKVLRDALGYNSDSKGKKVDEHTPQQNGSVVANGNVPLSSFEKKEKPWSKEEIELLRKGMQKYPKGTSRRWEVVSEYIGTGRSVEEILKATKTVLLQKPDTAKAFDSFLEKRKPAPSIASPLTTREEIEGVSTTQASQSSSATKIDNPEGSPTRSTNDQNPSDSSAANGVSSPEQDVWSAVQEKALVQALKTFPKETNQRWERVAAAVPGKTVNQCKKKFTSLKESFRNKKTAV; from the coding sequence ATGGCTGTCAGCAAAAACCTTCGGCTGATTGCGTATTCGCAAGAGATTGTAGATGGACAGCCAATCTATGTTTCCTCAAATTGCCTTCCTAGCAAGGCTTTAAGATATGAACCAGCTGGGCATGCTTTTCATGCTGCTGCTCTTAAATTACGTGGTTATGAGGAGGAAGATGCAGATGTTGATGATAAAAAGGTGGTTGACGATAAGGAACAGATGTATTTGCCATCATCTGATTCATATAGCAGCAAAGGTAAAAAGAAGTCTGGTGATGGAGCAAAGCAACAAGATCACTATGCATTATTGGGTCTAAGCCATGTAAGATATCTTGCCACGGAGGACCAGATAAAAAAAAGCTACCGTGAGGCTGCTTTGAGGTTTCATCCTGACAAACAGGCGGCCCTTCTCCTTGCTGAGGAAACAGAAGCTGCAAAACAGGCAAAGAAGGATGAAATAGAGAATCACTTTAAGTCCATCCAGGAAGCATATGAAGTTTTAATTGACCCTGTCAAGAGAAGAATTTATGACTCCACAGATGAGTTTGACGATGACATCCCCACTGACTGTGCCCCACAGGACTTCTTCAAGGTGTTTGGTCCAGCATTCTTGAGGAACGGTCGGTGGTCGGTTAGCCAGCCAATCCCAACTTTAGGTGACGACAATACTCCTTTAAAAGAAGTTGATAATTTCTATAACTTCTGGTACACCTTCAAAAGTTGGAGAGAATTCCCACATGCTGATGAGTTTGATCTTGAGCAAGCTGAGTCTCGTGATCATAAGCGGTGGATGGAAAGGCAGAATGCAAAACTTGCAGAGAAGGCTAGGAAGGAAGAATATGTACGGATACGTTCTCTTGTTGACAATGCCTATAAAAGAGACCCAAGAATACTGAAGAGAAAGGAAGTGGAGAAAGCTGAGAAGCAGAGGAAAAAGGAGGCTAAGTATCTGGCAAAGAAGTTGCAGGAAGAAGAAGCTGCCAGGATTGCTGAAGAGGAGAGACGTCGGaaagaggaggaagaaaaaCGGGCTGCAGAAGCAGCTTCACTGCAAAAGAAGGCtaaggagaaggagaagaaactCTTGCGCAAAGAGAGGACTCGTCTTAGAACAAGTTCAGGGTCTGTTGTATCACAGCATTTGCTTGATCTTTCTGGGGATGATGTTGAAAGTCTGTGTATGTCACTTGATATTGAGCAGCTGAGGAGCTTATGTGACAGGATGGAGCACACGGAGGGACTAGAGCAAGCAAAAGTTCTCAGAGATGCACTAGGATATAATAGTGATTCTAAGGGTAAGAAAGTAGATGAGCATACTCCACAGCAGAATGGTTCTGTAGTGGCTAATGGTAATGTTCCATTAAGTAGctttgagaagaaagagaaacctTGGAGCAAAGAAGAAATTGAGCTCTTGAGAAAAGGTATGCAGAAGTATCCCAAAGGAACATCTCGGAGGTGGGAGGTTGTATCAGAATACATTGGTACAGGTAGATCTGTGGAAGAAATTCTGAAGGCAACCAAAACGGTTCTTCTCCAGAAGCCTGATACTGCTAAAGCATTTGATTCATTTCTTGAGAAGAGGAAACCTGCTCCATCCATTGCATCTCCACTTACAACTAGAGAGGAAATAGAAGGGGTATCAACAACTCAGGCTTCTCAAAGCAGCAGTGCTACAAAGATAGATAATCCAGAAGGTTCTCCAACCAGAAGCACAAACGACCAGAATCCTTCTGATTCGAGTGCTGCAAATGGGGTTTCAAGTCCAGAGCAAGATGTGTGGTCTGCTGTACAAGAAAAGGCATTGGTTCAGGCTTTAAAAACCTTCCCAAAGGAAACCAATCAGCGTTGGGAGCGAGTTGCAGCAGCAGTTCCTGGGAAGACTGTGAACCAATGCAAGAAGAAATTTACTTCGCTGAAGGAGAGCTTTAGAAACAAGAAAACTGCGGTTTAG